The following is a genomic window from Aphis gossypii isolate Hap1 chromosome X, ASM2018417v2, whole genome shotgun sequence.
aaaattaagtataaaatttgaatgataTTGTTCATATATTAGTTGctactgaaataataaaactaagtgCTTAGAGAACATAGATCAGCttagaataaattactattctaCTAAAAcagtctttaaaaaataatttaatcaatgatataacaaaattattgtcattgaggaagaaaattaaatattttagtaattcaaGATATCTATACAAGATGTAAactattacacaataatacaatgatacaatatacaacatagattacatacattattgtataaacattacAATAAATCACAAATGAGCATGAGGAATCAGCCCATTCATACGGCAAACAACTTCTTGGCGTACATTTTCTAAAGTCTGATAAATTGTACGAAAAGTTGGACGCGAGTCAGGCTTTCGACTCCAGCATTGTTTCATGAGCTCGTATGCTAATTTTGGAGTATTTTCAGGACAATTCATAACATTTCCATCTTTGATGAATTTGACAACTTCTTCGTGTGTCATGCCATAATATGGCTGAAGagcaaaagaaaatatttcccAAAGACACACACCAAATGCCCAGACATCTGATTCAACTGTATACTTGTTATATAGAATACTTTCTAAAGGCATCCATCTAACAGGTATAGCATCATGTTCATCACCTTTGTAATAGTCTTGTAAATACATCTTTTGTGAAAGCCCAAAATCAGCTATTTTTACTGTCATTGTATCATCAATCAAACAATTTCTGGTCGCTAAATCTCTGTGCACAAATTTTCTGTCAGATAGGTAAACCATACCAGAAGCAATCTGCTGAGCTATTTTCAACATATCCAAATTTGTAAGATTTAAATCACGAAAAACATCACCCCTAGCTTCAGCTGAATGTACGATATAATTGCTTGGTGCACATGAACGAAGAAATTCATTTAAGTCGCCACGACCCatgtattcaaaaagtaaacaCATTGGTTTACCTAAAGCACAAACTCCCAATAACTTAACAATATTAGGATGATCAAATTCTGACAATAAGCAAGCTTCTCGTTCAAAATCGACTTGAAGGTCATTGGAAGCTTCATCCTTTAACATTTTCACAGCAACCAATGTAAATTCTTCGTCTTTCAACAGACCTGGTGCTTTAgcctaaacattataaaagatacatttaaccaaaattcaaatgcattttattttatttttctcactTGAAATACACGCCCAAATGCTCCTTGACCCAAgtcttttacatatattatattatttctaggaaattcaagtttttctaattttgggTTTGAACACATTCCATATTGATGGTATGCAGAATTACTTGGTAATTTATCTAAATCTATATCAACTTCCTAAAATCAATagtgtgtaattttattaaaaatttaataatataacagtatgattgagtattatataaaatataattatatatttactctaGTTTGTGTAGATCTGTATGAAGTTTTATTTGACAACAACTTGTTGCACAACACTAagattataattgatattaaaagtatCAGAACTCCAACAATCACAAGAAATATATGTAGATGTGTTGTTGATGTTTGATCAATGAACATTTCAACATGgtttaaaatcattgtaataatatttatagccgtatcattattaatgatatcaaGTTTTGGTTCCACTAATTcagtttcatttttatctataaccataagtttaagtaaataaaatgataaagatAACAacacttgttttattttgtggcCACACAATAATTAAGGTCTTACCACAAAGAGGTACATCACATTTTTGCCATCTCACTTCAGGATCCATAGTATAACACCATGGAGAAGATACTTCACCTCCAGCATTTCGGCAATAATTTTCAGAATTTTGAACTTCTGGAAACACATTAATTGGTGGTCTTACAAATTCATGTGGAACCTTTGAATCCCATCGTTGACATGGCAAACCCGATTTAGTGACATTGATGTATCCTTGATAGAAACGACCATTGCCACGAATGcaatcaactaaaaaaaaaaaaaaaaatgtttaactgaaTACTttgaatatagttaaatatataattatttgatgaaattatacagaaaaaaaatgtacaaatttgaataatttaaagtatatataaaaacgataaaatagatacattaatttatcatacccACAATTGTTATTGCTGTCTTATTAATGCATTACATACCCAAAGTTCAACAATTCCAATTTTGTGTTAGCTTAAATGTTAGCATGAATTGGCCTATTATAAAACTCaatgttaaaaacattatccGGTTTGTCTTTtaacactttaatttttaaggaaattataaacttttttaaatattaatacttcacatattattttacttgcttaaaaattaaaatatgtaaaactcCAATAAGAAAACACATTAACCTATGTTTATGATTTGATGTGTGttcttatctttaaattttatacaaggttatttcatttaaatatttaaacttggcttacaaaattgaattttctgaatgtataatatggtatggTACGTATTAGTAAGACAGAGACAACAAATTGGGGCACAACATTCTATAATGGGATTGAAAATAGTGATTTTCTGGCTTTGTCTAATACATACACACAGAAATAGGAATTTTATTGTGttctaaatacaatatatcaattaatttaataagtattgaatacagatttaaattttcatttaaactaACTTGAAATTGACTTTCACATATttggttttgaaaatttttcatattttaattcttaaagaagtaaaaatcaaaaatattgaagtcaACCTCAATACTTTACTACAAACTCAGATCAGTTACCAGAGAATTCTTATCGCTTCACTAGATCAATTAGTATGACAGAAATACATAATGTCAAAATTCCTAAGTTACACATATGTTAAActaaaaccaataattataacaccACTTCTAACCCCATTAAGTATatctattttagtttatttaacttatattaatttgtaatattaaatatataaataatataagaaaccTTCTTAAAACAATTCcttaacacataaataatatctaataacattaacaaaattcttgataaaaaaaaaatacatttttaatataaatacaaagtattataattgtgtattatattatcaccataaattgaaaaaaattaaaacgtttaaaattgcAAGCATCTTTAGCTAAgtgctttaatattatattttgaaaattattcaaaaatataatttataaaagtaaattttcatGTTTTGTTGATTATTATGAAAAGTATGGGGAATtcactgtttttaaaaaactatcctCATTGTACCAAAGATGTTATTTGCTATCTATAAACTAAaagttaaatcatttttctcCTTCAAAACATgatgaaaacaaatacaaaaacaaaaaaattttgattgtagaaataatacattaataacacTCTAGAATCTAAttgtagataatttttatcttaatgcaaatgaaataaaaaaaataataaataattatatattcttttaatataagacataataCTTACTAGTTATTTCATCTTGTTTTAATTCTGTGAGCATGGCATGTGAACATACAGGCTTACCATTCTGTGAGTAATGTGGTAAGTTCTCACAAATTGGTAAAGAAAAATGTCctttagatttataaaaaattcccCTTTGTTTATTTGCTTCAATCAAAGCCCATTCTTTATAGCAAAACAATTCTCGTACTGCTATGCAATCTTCATAACAAAGTGGAAAATAAGATTTATCTTGTTGGCAATGAGGAAATGCATATAAACATAGAAGtttctaaaaaacaaaaatgaagaaaataatataaatctaaaataatcaaaaaacttTAAGCAAAAAAGTACTTCAGCTGCTGGTCtacatgtttttgaaaaactagGTAACATTTCTTCCCATAATCCAGTAGtgattatttcattttgttcACTTCCTTCATTTTTCAAAGTGTTGTTAAACCATATAAGAATTgaagcatttaaatattttctacataTCTTCCCATTGTACTGAGCACAATATCCATCAGGAGAATCTAAAATAGTACCTCAAATCatgagtttatttaaaatacttatatacctaatgcTTGGATGGTGtaccattttaaataaaaaaaaaatatgtctattaattttatattttgatgcgGTCACATtactttacttatttaaagcTCATTAGCTTATGTTTATTAGGTAGTATAGTTATAACCAGAAAAaagaattgaataaaattataatatcatgataaGTATTTATAGATTAGTATTAATCTAGAATTACTGgactatacttttattataaaagaatcaatttttttttaaattatattcagtttatgaatgtataatacacctaaataaacatttaattgggaataattattattaacccgCCATGAGTCGCATCACGGTCTTTTAGACCgtgagtttattattttacttataaatcattgtgagtaatttactttatttcatGCATTTGATTACCTTCAATGTACACGTTgacctattttttaaaactatttagaaCAGTCTATTATTGTTCATCGAATTTATAGCTATTTGTAAAGTCCGTAATCTGTCAAAAAGGCTGTGTGCGACTAAACTCGGTATCAATTTTGTTACGCATTATTTTCGTcggcatacaattttaaatggaaaaaccaacaaaaacaatatatctaGTCACTTACCTCTTATCTCTTCGAACCTAgcaatattttggtttattttcgCCGACAGTCGACTTGGTGGGAGAAATAGACCTCAAAACCGCGCGgccatttattttcattttaatcttaagtataatagttcattaataccaatttttattgtaaaatataataaataaataaaatataatttttgtaaattattaataaatgcatttgtatgtaaaatgttaaaaaaaatatgagatcTAAGTGAACGGTCAAAAAGACCTTGTGCGACCACATGTGTTACATACAATGGTGCGACTCATGGCGGGTTAAGGTTTATAAAacttacaatatttgtattttacaaatatattatattatattatttaaaaataatctaggAAAAAAATCCAGTATAAAagcttatatacttttttaatgataattaagatcaaattttaatactataaaaaccgAACAAAatgtatcttaaaaataatcaaaaatataactcaataataatcttaaaaatatacccatattttttatataggtagacaaacgaaaagaaaattttagtataatttttgaaatttttaacacttcttaatcataattaaactacaaaataaaacaaaaacaaaataccaaACTTAGGcacacacaatattttattaaatttaatgtgccCAACGCATTAttacctaaatttatattcagtttttttaaacattttttacaatttccagacaactattcaattttataatagtatatgccAAAGTATATGCatttcaaaaaacataattatatttgaagtatttttcGCTAAAATTAAACCATATTTCTCATGCAATTAAGATATTGTCAGGGTACTGTTTGTTTTTTCTCTTTGGCTCACACAcaacataacaaatttatgttCAACAGAACCAATCTTGTtgcattacttattacttttgttattagaattaatttaactattatcaaACATAAATGTAAGAATATTGTCTGAAGCACTTTGGACaggcttttatt
Proteins encoded in this region:
- the LOC114129716 gene encoding tyrosine-protein kinase transmembrane receptor Ror2; translation: MDFIKRTSLLFVLSVLLVKQSTQVNSPDGYCAQYNGKICRKYLNASILIWFNNTLKNEGSEQNEIITTGLWEEMLPSFSKTCRPAAEKLLCLYAFPHCQQDKSYFPLCYEDCIAVRELFCYKEWALIEANKQRGIFYKSKGHFSLPICENLPHYSQNGKPVCSHAMLTELKQDEITIDCIRGNGRFYQGYINVTKSGLPCQRWDSKVPHEFVRPPINVFPEVQNSENYCRNAGGEVSSPWCYTMDPEVRWQKCDVPLCDKNETELVEPKLDIINNDTAINIITMILNHVEMFIDQTSTTHLHIFLVIVGVLILLISIIILVLCNKLLSNKTSYRSTQTREVDIDLDKLPSNSAYHQYGMCSNPKLEKLEFPRNNIIYVKDLGQGAFGRVFQAKAPGLLKDEEFTLVAVKMLKDEASNDLQVDFEREACLLSEFDHPNIVKLLGVCALGKPMCLLFEYMGRGDLNEFLRSCAPSNYIVHSAEARGDVFRDLNLTNLDMLKIAQQIASGMVYLSDRKFVHRDLATRNCLIDDTMTVKIADFGLSQKMYLQDYYKGDEHDAIPVRWMPLESILYNKYTVESDVWAFGVCLWEIFSFALQPYYGMTHEEVVKFIKDGNVMNCPENTPKLAYELMKQCWSRKPDSRPTFRTIYQTLENVRQEVVCRMNGLIPHAHL